One stretch of Paenibacillus sp. AN1007 DNA includes these proteins:
- the abc-f gene encoding ribosomal protection-like ABC-F family protein, with translation MMIISAQQLKQYHGAHLVLDGITFEIMEGDKVALIGRNGSGKTTLMRLMARLSQPDEGQLMLKKDTRIGYVAQVPEGLGDHTVLDVLGLGFQELITCRNRMKELEQQMSDPACAADPKQLERLLQRYAALQEQFEREGGYEMDARIDQVADGLDIAKEHYSWRFGSLSGGEQTRVVLASQLIVGPDLLLLDEPTNHLDLERVEWLEGFLREYSGTVVLISHDRYFLDRVVTRTLELEDGEAQTAAGGYTEYMKVKEQRLLQQFEEFKEQQKVMKKMKETIRQLEEWGRVGGNEKFFRRAASMRKALERMEQVKRPVLERRSADFDVRPTDRTGKRVAVLEDVKKRYGDRDILNGVSALLEYGDKAALIGRNGSGKTTLFKLLLGEEQPDAGRLEWGSRVDVGYLAQQEEAVNPKLNVLEHFRLEAGVEEGEARGILARYLFYGADVFRSVGQLSGGEWTRLRLALLVQRKPNVLLLDEPTNHLDIASREALEDSLADFEGTVLAISHDRYFVNRLASRVWELEDGQLTTYLGDYEAYREKKLDLQARTANEARLEEGAAGTGTRTGSGSRISRKSGERGAGKSIGTLEVSSKTGEVGGNSRTRDHESVEKLEQAMARMEVQMQELDQQLEALENDPEALEQTWNERERLSAAYDELLAQWAEM, from the coding sequence ATGATGATCATTAGCGCGCAGCAGTTAAAACAATATCATGGAGCACATCTGGTGCTGGACGGCATTACATTTGAGATTATGGAAGGTGACAAGGTTGCGCTGATCGGGCGCAACGGAAGCGGGAAAACCACACTGATGCGTTTGATGGCCAGGTTAAGCCAGCCGGACGAAGGCCAATTGATGCTGAAAAAGGATACACGAATCGGTTACGTGGCTCAGGTGCCCGAAGGACTGGGTGACCACACCGTGCTGGATGTGCTGGGTCTCGGGTTTCAAGAGCTGATTACCTGCCGCAACCGGATGAAGGAGCTGGAGCAGCAGATGTCCGATCCGGCTTGTGCAGCAGACCCGAAGCAGCTGGAGCGTCTGCTGCAGCGGTATGCAGCCCTGCAGGAGCAGTTCGAACGCGAAGGCGGATACGAGATGGATGCACGCATAGATCAGGTCGCAGACGGGCTGGATATAGCCAAGGAACATTACAGCTGGCGGTTCGGCTCTCTCTCTGGCGGGGAGCAGACTCGGGTGGTCCTGGCTTCACAGCTGATCGTCGGTCCTGATCTGCTGTTACTAGATGAGCCAACGAACCACCTTGATCTGGAGCGCGTGGAGTGGCTGGAAGGTTTTTTAAGAGAGTACAGCGGAACCGTTGTTCTGATCTCGCACGACCGCTATTTCCTGGATCGGGTGGTGACACGCACGCTGGAACTGGAGGATGGTGAGGCACAGACCGCTGCGGGTGGTTACACCGAGTATATGAAGGTGAAGGAACAGCGGCTGCTGCAGCAGTTTGAGGAGTTTAAAGAGCAGCAGAAGGTTATGAAAAAAATGAAGGAGACGATTCGTCAGCTCGAAGAATGGGGCCGTGTCGGCGGCAACGAGAAGTTTTTCCGCCGCGCAGCCTCCATGCGCAAAGCACTGGAGCGGATGGAGCAGGTGAAGCGGCCTGTTTTGGAGCGCCGAAGTGCGGATTTTGATGTACGTCCTACGGATCGGACAGGTAAACGTGTGGCTGTGTTGGAAGACGTGAAGAAACGATACGGGGACCGGGACATTTTAAACGGCGTGTCCGCTCTGCTCGAATACGGAGACAAAGCGGCCTTGATTGGCCGCAACGGCTCCGGTAAAACTACACTGTTCAAGCTGCTTTTGGGTGAAGAACAGCCGGATGCAGGCAGGCTGGAGTGGGGTTCGCGTGTAGATGTGGGTTACCTGGCACAGCAGGAAGAAGCGGTGAATCCGAAGCTGAACGTACTGGAGCATTTCCGCTTGGAAGCAGGAGTGGAAGAGGGAGAGGCCCGCGGCATTCTGGCGAGGTATTTGTTCTATGGAGCAGATGTTTTTCGTTCCGTTGGGCAGCTGTCCGGAGGGGAGTGGACTCGTCTGAGGCTGGCCCTGCTGGTGCAGCGTAAACCGAATGTACTTTTGCTGGATGAGCCGACCAACCATCTGGACATCGCATCACGAGAGGCGCTGGAGGATTCACTTGCTGACTTTGAAGGGACCGTGCTTGCGATCTCTCATGACCGATATTTTGTGAATCGTCTGGCTTCCCGTGTATGGGAACTCGAGGATGGGCAGCTGACGACATATCTTGGGGATTACGAAGCGTACCGGGAAAAGAAGCTTGATTTGCAGGCTCGCACGGCGAATGAGGCGCGGCTGGAAGAGGGAGCAGCAGGAACGGGAACAAGAACGGGATCGGGATCGCGGATCAGCAGGAAGTCAGGGGAACGGGGAGCAGGCAAAAGTATCGGCACGTTGGAAGTAAGCAGCAAGACAGGAGAAGTGGGAGGAAACAGCAGG
- the nikB gene encoding nickel ABC transporter permease subunit NikB, which yields MIGYIGKRMIAIIPIVFIATLVTFGLIHISPVDPAEAYLTAAHIYPTPELLAEKRHEFGLDRPLFTQYVDTLKRIAQLDFGTSYLTNKPVIDEVMDKFPATAELALWSIIFSALVSIPLGILAAVYKNSWIDMVSRAISYFGASIPQFWLGYLLIFFFAVKLDWLPVEGRGSWENLVLPTLTLSMVMIALYTRMLRTSVLEQLQESYVQYARTRGIRERVIMLKHVLKIAITPFITGMGMTMGRLLTGTIIVEQVFSWPGFGRYFVEAIFNRDIPVIQCYVFISACLFIVCNLIVDLVQLYMDPRISAKGRAEH from the coding sequence GTGATCGGCTATATAGGTAAACGAATGATCGCGATCATTCCTATCGTTTTTATCGCTACACTTGTCACTTTTGGGCTGATCCATATTTCACCGGTTGATCCGGCCGAAGCGTATCTCACAGCAGCACATATCTATCCAACACCAGAATTGTTGGCAGAGAAGCGGCATGAATTCGGTCTGGATCGCCCTTTATTCACTCAGTATGTTGATACGTTGAAGAGAATAGCTCAGCTGGATTTCGGCACCTCGTATCTCACCAACAAACCGGTGATCGATGAGGTGATGGATAAATTCCCAGCCACGGCAGAACTGGCCTTGTGGAGCATTATATTCTCTGCACTGGTGAGCATTCCTTTGGGGATTTTGGCGGCGGTATACAAAAACAGCTGGATTGATATGGTCAGCCGGGCCATATCTTATTTTGGAGCTTCTATTCCGCAGTTTTGGCTGGGTTATCTGCTTATTTTCTTTTTTGCAGTCAAACTGGACTGGCTTCCCGTCGAAGGGCGCGGCTCCTGGGAGAACCTGGTGCTGCCTACGCTTACGCTTTCCATGGTGATGATTGCGTTATACACCCGTATGCTGCGCACCAGTGTATTGGAGCAGCTGCAGGAATCGTATGTGCAGTACGCCAGAACCCGCGGCATACGTGAACGGGTTATCATGCTGAAACATGTGCTCAAGATTGCCATCACTCCGTTTATTACAGGAATGGGTATGACTATGGGCAGGCTGTTAACCGGAACGATTATCGTAGAACAAGTCTTCTCGTGGCCGGGCTTTGGACGTTACTTTGTGGAAGCGATCTTTAACCGGGATATTCCGGTGATCCAATGTTATGTCTTTATCTCGGCTTGTCTGTTCATCGTATGTAATCTGATCGTTGATCTGGTGCAGCTGTATATGGACCCGCGGATTTCAGCGAAAGGACGGGCAGAGCATTGA
- the nikC gene encoding nickel ABC transporter permease subunit NikC: MMNRWRTMFRGKKIIWICSAMIILFFILALLAPWIAQHDPVKVNLLQKLKDPSAEHWLGTDHLGRDNLSRLLYGARISIGFATMIFLSSLIIGLIVGSVSGYLGGWIDNVLMRLCEGILAFPQLVLVLGIVGIFGPGLMQILLALMMVQWVHYARICRNMVVSLKERNFIAAARISGSSTWTIIRKHIIPNVQRPIVVMGTLEMGWAIMDISALSFLGLGIQPPNAEWGAMIHEGTGYIRSHPELMIYPGAAILLVVMTFNILGEALSERYGISKK, from the coding sequence TTGATGAACCGATGGCGAACGATGTTTCGAGGGAAAAAAATAATTTGGATTTGCTCTGCTATGATCATTCTATTCTTCATCCTGGCACTGCTGGCTCCATGGATTGCACAACATGATCCTGTGAAGGTTAATCTGCTGCAGAAGCTGAAGGATCCATCTGCCGAGCACTGGCTTGGCACAGATCATCTGGGAAGGGATAACCTCTCCAGACTTCTCTATGGAGCGCGGATTTCGATTGGATTTGCCACGATGATCTTCCTGTCGTCTTTGATTATCGGACTGATCGTTGGTTCCGTCTCCGGTTATCTGGGCGGCTGGATCGACAATGTGCTGATGCGTTTATGTGAAGGTATACTGGCATTTCCGCAGTTGGTATTGGTGCTGGGCATTGTAGGAATATTCGGTCCAGGTCTAATGCAGATTCTGCTGGCGCTCATGATGGTACAGTGGGTACATTATGCACGGATTTGCCGGAATATGGTTGTCAGCTTAAAGGAACGAAATTTTATTGCAGCCGCTCGAATCAGCGGATCTTCCACCTGGACGATCATCCGCAAACATATCATTCCCAATGTGCAGCGTCCTATCGTTGTTATGGGGACACTGGAGATGGGCTGGGCGATCATGGATATCTCGGCCCTGTCCTTCCTGGGACTTGGCATTCAGCCGCCTAATGCGGAGTGGGGAGCCATGATTCATGAAGGCACAGGGTATATTCGCAGTCATCCAGAGCTGATGATCTATCCGGGTGCAGCTATTCTGCTGGTTGTAATGACGTTTAACATTTTGGGAGAGGCATTATCCGAGCGTTATGGTATTTCCAAAAAGTAA
- a CDS encoding ABC transporter ATP-binding protein, producing the protein MDEAEIVLAVRDLEVKLKTAEGAVPLLEPVQFNLKRGQVFGLVGESGCGKTVTCNALLRLLHPRRMESSGNIRLNGRELSSLSEEEMRRIRGKDIGFIMQNPMNAFTPVYTIGSQFIETLRTHAKMSKAEARDQAIAALADMNLPDPAKLMRRYPFQLSGGQLQRVMIAVSMCLRPALVIADEPTTALDVVNQLNVLRELDRLRKEHGTSILLISHDLGVISQMADEVAVMQKGRIIEQADVYQLFDHPQHEYTRMLLHARPKLSLGH; encoded by the coding sequence ATGGACGAGGCAGAGATTGTACTTGCAGTGCGTGATCTAGAGGTTAAGCTCAAGACAGCGGAGGGAGCCGTCCCGTTACTGGAACCTGTTCAGTTTAATTTGAAAAGAGGTCAGGTATTTGGCTTGGTTGGGGAGAGTGGCTGCGGCAAAACCGTGACGTGTAACGCGCTGCTGCGCCTGCTTCATCCCCGCAGAATGGAATCGTCGGGCAACATTCGTCTGAACGGGAGAGAACTCAGCTCTTTATCGGAAGAAGAAATGCGGCGGATCCGGGGCAAAGATATCGGATTCATTATGCAGAATCCAATGAATGCTTTCACCCCCGTGTATACGATCGGCTCTCAATTCATTGAAACGCTGCGAACCCATGCAAAGATGTCCAAAGCAGAGGCGCGGGATCAAGCCATTGCTGCGCTGGCTGATATGAACCTGCCTGATCCGGCAAAGCTGATGAGACGTTATCCTTTCCAGCTCAGCGGAGGTCAGCTGCAGCGTGTCATGATTGCCGTTTCGATGTGTCTGAGGCCTGCTCTTGTTATTGCCGACGAGCCAACGACAGCGCTGGATGTGGTGAACCAGTTAAATGTGCTGCGAGAACTGGATCGGCTCCGCAAGGAGCACGGCACATCAATCCTGCTCATCTCCCACGATCTCGGCGTCATCTCTCAGATGGCAGACGAAGTCGCCGTTATGCAGAAGGGGCGGATCATCGAACAGGCAGATGTATACCAATTGTTCGATCATCCACAGCATGAGTATACGCGGATGCTGCTCCATGCTCGGCCGAAGTTGTCTCTGGGACACTAG
- the nikE gene encoding nickel import ATP-binding protein NikE has protein sequence MLKVNEVSHRYGKRSWLERSGSRPPVLTDVSLTIEQGVCLGLLGTSGAGKSTLGKIILGLERPSQGQVFFQGQDIYRADKTVLKGLRRDLQVVFQDCYSAVNPMMTAAQIIGEPLDNYERLSAKEQQRIVEQLLVQVGLTPQDAGKLPHQFSGGQLQRVNIARAIALKPKLIVLDESISSLDMVHQTQILSLLAELRASYGLSYLFITHDIRAALTICDSIAVMDQGRLVYTGDATDSILESDQPAVRQLVSSILPEHPSGRIVFE, from the coding sequence ATGTTAAAAGTAAATGAAGTAAGTCATCGTTATGGCAAGCGGAGCTGGCTGGAACGTTCGGGATCACGCCCTCCTGTTCTGACCGATGTTTCTCTTACGATTGAGCAAGGTGTATGTCTAGGTCTTCTGGGAACGAGTGGGGCAGGTAAAAGCACCTTGGGCAAAATCATTCTGGGGCTGGAAAGACCAAGTCAGGGTCAGGTGTTTTTCCAGGGCCAGGACATCTACCGAGCGGATAAAACAGTGCTTAAAGGGCTGCGTCGTGACCTGCAGGTTGTTTTCCAGGATTGCTACTCGGCTGTGAATCCGATGATGACAGCAGCACAGATCATTGGAGAGCCGCTGGATAATTACGAGCGATTGTCAGCTAAGGAGCAGCAGCGCATCGTTGAACAGCTGCTTGTTCAGGTCGGGCTCACCCCGCAGGATGCGGGCAAACTTCCACATCAGTTCAGCGGCGGGCAGCTGCAGCGGGTGAACATTGCCAGAGCTATTGCACTTAAGCCAAAGTTGATCGTGCTCGATGAATCGATCAGCAGTCTGGATATGGTGCACCAGACACAGATTCTGTCCCTGCTGGCAGAGCTGCGAGCATCGTACGGGCTGTCCTATCTGTTTATCACACATGACATCCGTGCCGCGCTGACCATCTGTGACAGCATCGCAGTGATGGATCAGGGAAGGCTGGTCTATACGGGGGATGCCACGGATTCCATCTTGGAGTCGGATCAGCCTGCTGTCCGGCAGCTGGTGTCCTCCATTCTGCCCGAGCATCCGTCAGGCCGAATTGTGTTTGAGTGA
- a CDS encoding aminoglycoside phosphotransferase family protein, protein MKHAESSQDMQAMQRTQNVNYMESKQHPERWVTSEGTLDEQQIAGRQLLYQGMNGRHVERFTARSGQTYIFKPLTNPAQHGRERWMYKHVMPELPPVYPQLIAASDQAAAPERSWMIYEDMGQLQHQSCESAMLRAAAHMAEWHALPFAAAWHELPRVGHKPPIRDMLDELQQHQSATDELLSKLHLTLSAADWDRLTMLILTAEDELPLVLCHGDLHPGNVAEAVDRLIILDWEHAHLNTPLWDVYHLLDLSHPLFPRPMTPGLRARVMKVYLDKLESLGVQVERGSFAKWYDAYAIVFSLWMLHLIDGDLKNPDCVWPQGQLRNQWHETAAALEQCMKHLNGH, encoded by the coding sequence ATGAAGCATGCGGAGAGCTCCCAAGACATGCAGGCCATGCAGCGTACACAGAACGTAAATTATATGGAGAGCAAGCAGCATCCGGAGCGCTGGGTGACATCCGAAGGAACATTAGACGAGCAGCAGATCGCAGGCCGGCAGCTGCTCTATCAGGGCATGAACGGCAGACATGTGGAACGATTTACTGCTCGGTCGGGTCAGACTTATATTTTCAAACCGCTGACGAATCCTGCGCAGCATGGACGGGAACGCTGGATGTACAAGCATGTGATGCCGGAGTTACCTCCGGTGTATCCGCAGCTCATCGCGGCTTCGGATCAGGCGGCGGCTCCGGAGCGGAGCTGGATGATCTACGAAGACATGGGACAGCTGCAGCATCAATCATGTGAATCGGCCATGCTTCGTGCAGCGGCTCATATGGCAGAGTGGCATGCACTTCCCTTCGCTGCCGCTTGGCATGAACTGCCGCGAGTCGGTCATAAACCGCCCATCCGGGATATGCTGGATGAACTGCAACAGCATCAGTCAGCAACGGATGAACTTCTAAGCAAACTGCATCTGACGTTGTCTGCAGCGGACTGGGACAGACTCACCATGCTAATCCTTACGGCAGAGGACGAGTTGCCGCTGGTACTATGTCATGGTGATCTACATCCCGGCAATGTGGCTGAGGCGGTGGACAGATTGATCATCCTGGACTGGGAGCATGCTCACTTGAATACGCCGCTGTGGGATGTTTATCATCTGCTGGATTTGTCGCATCCACTCTTTCCTCGACCGATGACGCCGGGGCTGCGGGCGCGCGTGATGAAGGTGTATCTGGACAAACTGGAGAGCCTTGGCGTACAGGTTGAACGGGGTTCTTTTGCAAAGTGGTACGATGCTTATGCGATTGTATTCTCGCTCTGGATGCTGCATCTGATCGACGGTGATCTAAAGAATCCGGACTGTGTGTGGCCGCAGGGACAGCTGCGCAATCAATGGCATGAGACGGCCGCGGCGCTGGAACAGTGCATGAAACATTTGAACGGGCATTAG
- a CDS encoding glycosyltransferase, with protein sequence MRKVGLVMRKIQFTEAQGPRVFADRLKQIGLELGVDIVFISPERHVSGYDWLPGYEHEKGDLVNYDIVLDQIHSQNIEHVIYTVSGFTFLKMFLPKSVLFPHSFPDPALTGYEMMKPFYTMVDKAIVQTEFLKRELGRNFGVHDVSVIPIGFNEELAHRHYDPSQVVHNRVLWIGRDEANRRPDLVLEYARQNPDKEVYMVFGGVRYQESMKKYDIPSNVKLKFALTQDEIFTLMNSAKVYWSCSAFDTFAMPLTEAMAMGKMVVKPEHACYGHIRSTHAFAGNEDNWFELVNMAAAAPRSVSEDNREYAFGAFSRTIMKEGYRNFFADWLK encoded by the coding sequence ATGCGTAAAGTCGGATTGGTTATGCGTAAAATTCAATTCACGGAGGCTCAGGGACCGCGGGTGTTCGCGGATCGACTGAAGCAGATCGGGCTGGAGCTGGGCGTGGACATTGTGTTCATCTCACCGGAGCGTCATGTGAGCGGGTATGACTGGCTGCCTGGATACGAGCATGAGAAGGGTGACCTGGTGAACTATGATATCGTGCTCGATCAGATCCACAGCCAAAATATTGAGCATGTGATCTATACGGTATCGGGATTTACATTTTTAAAGATGTTTTTGCCGAAAAGTGTACTGTTTCCACACAGTTTCCCTGACCCGGCACTGACGGGGTATGAGATGATGAAGCCGTTCTACACGATGGTGGATAAAGCGATTGTACAGACCGAGTTTTTGAAAAGAGAGCTTGGGCGCAATTTCGGTGTTCATGACGTGAGCGTCATTCCGATTGGCTTCAACGAAGAGCTGGCGCACCGCCATTATGACCCGAGTCAGGTCGTTCACAATCGCGTGCTCTGGATCGGGCGGGATGAGGCGAATCGCCGTCCCGACCTTGTGCTGGAATATGCCCGTCAGAACCCGGACAAGGAAGTGTACATGGTATTTGGCGGTGTGCGCTACCAGGAGAGCATGAAGAAATACGATATCCCAAGTAACGTGAAGCTGAAGTTTGCACTTACCCAGGATGAGATATTTACGCTGATGAACTCAGCCAAGGTGTACTGGAGCTGTTCAGCGTTTGATACGTTTGCGATGCCGCTGACGGAAGCGATGGCGATGGGGAAAATGGTCGTGAAGCCCGAGCATGCCTGCTACGGGCATATAAGGTCCACGCATGCCTTTGCCGGAAATGAGGATAACTGGTTTGAGCTGGTGAACATGGCAGCAGCTGCACCGCGCAGTGTATCGGAGGATAACCGGGAATATGCATTTGGTGCCTTTTCAAGGACCATTATGAAGGAAGGGTATCGGAACTTTTTCGCAGACTGGCTGAAGTAA